From a region of the Ignisphaera sp. genome:
- the fae gene encoding formaldehyde-activating enzyme, whose translation MGKIGIRFGEALVGEGNEVAHIDLIIGDKDGPAGIGLSFGLAHQTYGHTKLFAVLTPNLLVKPVTLLVPKVTIRNMFQAELIFGPAQYAVAKAVADSVAEGIIPKDIVDDVVIICGVFIHPAAKDKDKVYRYNYEATKIAIKRAMLGEPKIDEILDKKDKVEHPFYRPR comes from the coding sequence ATGGGTAAAATAGGTATAAGGTTTGGTGAGGCACTAGTAGGTGAAGGTAATGAGGTAGCTCACATCGATTTAATAATTGGTGATAAAGATGGACCTGCAGGTATAGGATTATCATTTGGCTTGGCCCATCAAACCTATGGTCATACGAAACTCTTTGCAGTCTTAACACCAAATCTGCTTGTGAAGCCAGTTACACTACTAGTTCCTAAGGTAACCATAAGAAATATGTTTCAAGCAGAACTAATATTTGGTCCAGCACAATATGCTGTAGCTAAAGCTGTAGCAGATAGTGTGGCTGAAGGAATTATACCTAAAGACATCGTAGATGATGTTGTTATAATCTGTGGGGTCTTCATACATCCTGCGGCTAAAGATAAGGATAAAGTGTATAGATATAATTATGAGGCAACAAAGATAGCTATAAAGAGAGCAATGTTAGGAGAGCCAAAGATAGACGAAATACTTGATAAAAAGGATAAAGTTGAACACCCATTCTATAGACCTAGATAA
- a CDS encoding glycosyltransferase family 2 protein: MSLSIVIPTFNERENIDILVREIREKVVLTHYDMVMVDDNSPDGTWAIALENLKNNDVVIRRINMKGLSSAVIDGIIFSLTEYVVVMDADLQHPPEVINDIIRKLKEGHYDLIAASRYIPGGGVKGWSKSRLVISKGATLIAKLLLPNVRTLSDPMSGFFMVKRDIVDRNRDKLNPMGFKILLEIVERCYPKKVAEVPYTFRARVYGKSKLGMKTIANFLIHVLRLSNWRPVKFGLVGLSGTFINLVTLWLLGLVSHVVVEQLFVLGSIIAIEVSTLWNFFLHEIWTFRDRRTGSMMKRISLFHVAVLPGVAAQYISAISIKYGLALNPIISQTIGIVIGFPVNYIFSELGIWKSYR; encoded by the coding sequence ATGTCGTTATCAATAGTCATACCAACATTCAATGAAAGAGAAAACATAGATATACTTGTGAGAGAGATAAGGGAAAAAGTAGTATTGACACACTACGATATGGTTATGGTTGATGACAATAGTCCTGATGGTACTTGGGCTATAGCGCTAGAAAATCTAAAGAATAATGATGTAGTCATTAGAAGAATTAATATGAAAGGCTTATCTTCTGCTGTTATTGACGGTATTATTTTCTCGCTGACAGAGTATGTAGTTGTTATGGATGCAGATCTACAGCATCCTCCCGAAGTTATAAATGATATCATCAGAAAGTTGAAGGAGGGACACTATGATCTTATTGCAGCATCTAGATATATACCTGGAGGAGGTGTTAAAGGATGGTCTAAGTCAAGGTTAGTGATATCGAAAGGCGCGACCTTAATAGCTAAACTACTGCTTCCAAATGTTCGAACCTTATCAGATCCTATGTCGGGGTTCTTCATGGTTAAAAGAGATATTGTTGATAGAAACAGAGATAAGCTAAACCCCATGGGCTTCAAGATACTTCTGGAAATTGTTGAGAGATGCTATCCTAAAAAGGTTGCTGAAGTACCTTATACCTTTAGGGCTCGTGTCTATGGAAAAAGTAAATTGGGTATGAAGACTATAGCTAATTTTCTTATACATGTGCTAAGGTTATCTAACTGGAGACCAGTTAAATTTGGTCTTGTTGGTCTTAGTGGTACCTTTATAAACCTAGTTACCCTATGGCTCTTGGGTTTGGTTTCTCATGTAGTTGTTGAACAACTATTTGTATTAGGAAGTATTATAGCTATAGAGGTGAGTACTTTATGGAATTTCTTTCTACATGAGATATGGACGTTTAGGGATAGAAGAACAGGCTCAATGATGAAAAGGATTTCATTGTTTCACGTAGCAGTATTGCCTGGAGTAGCTGCACAATATATATCAGCTATATCGATTAAATACGGACTTGCTCTAAACCCCATAATTTCTCAAACAATAGGTATCGTTATAGGATTTCCAGTTAACTACATATTTAGCGAGTTAGGTATATGGAAAAGCTATAGATAG
- a CDS encoding ABC transporter ATP-binding protein: MKRIVVIAKNVWKYYTIEGKNIAVLRNINLYVYRGEIVCIHGPSGAGKTTLLKILAGLEKPDQGEVIVDGYNLSMLDEDGLAALRSNVISYIPQDYGLIDEFNVYENMEIPLAIAGLSEYERQSRILSLLEYMGLKGKENTKVKLLSGGEKQRVAIARALTVTPSLLLADEPTANLDWDNAKRVLELMNRISKDFETSIVIVSHDPRVLDFATRKYILYDGILSELK, from the coding sequence ATGAAGCGTATTGTTGTTATTGCAAAAAATGTATGGAAGTACTATACAATTGAAGGTAAAAATATTGCTGTACTGAGAAACATCAACCTCTATGTTTATAGAGGGGAAATAGTCTGTATACATGGACCTAGTGGTGCCGGTAAAACTACGCTCCTCAAAATTCTTGCCGGTTTAGAGAAACCGGATCAAGGAGAAGTAATAGTAGACGGCTATAATCTATCTATGTTAGACGAAGATGGTTTAGCGGCCCTTAGATCTAATGTAATTAGCTATATTCCTCAAGACTATGGTCTTATAGATGAGTTTAACGTGTACGAAAATATGGAGATCCCATTAGCGATAGCGGGCTTGAGCGAATACGAGAGACAGTCCAGAATATTGAGCTTGCTAGAGTACATGGGTTTAAAGGGAAAAGAAAACACTAAAGTTAAGCTTCTTAGTGGCGGGGAAAAACAAAGAGTGGCAATAGCTAGAGCTCTAACAGTTACTCCTTCTCTCCTTTTGGCTGACGAACCTACTGCTAATCTTGATTGGGATAATGCTAAGAGAGTTCTCGAATTAATGAATAGAATAAGCAAAGATTTTGAAACATCTATAGTAATTGTATCACATGATCCAAGAGTACTCGATTTTGCTACACGAAAGTACATACTGTACGATGGTATTTTAAGTGAACTTAAATAA
- a CDS encoding nucleotidyltransferase family protein — MKAVILAGGFGKRLRPLTDDRPKSMVEICGRPLAEWQILWLKRYGITEYVFLLGYAKEKVIEYFGSGKKFDVSISYVVEDEPLGTGGAIKNAEPILKNEEVFIIINGDVITDLNPLEMSKKLEDNSLAVIALVYMRSPYGIVKVEEDYVVEFVEKPVIEHTINAGIYIMKSQILDYLPVKGDIERTTFPLLASKKLLKGYIYRDAFWKSIDTVKDLEEVTQILKNMYPDICLDDRSNRARAM; from the coding sequence ATGAAAGCGGTAATTCTTGCTGGTGGTTTCGGCAAGAGATTGAGACCTTTAACTGACGATAGACCCAAATCCATGGTGGAAATATGTGGAAGACCGTTGGCTGAGTGGCAGATTCTGTGGCTAAAGAGATATGGTATTACTGAGTATGTGTTTCTCCTAGGATATGCAAAAGAGAAGGTGATAGAGTATTTTGGGAGTGGTAAAAAATTCGATGTTAGTATAAGTTATGTAGTTGAGGACGAACCCTTGGGTACTGGTGGTGCTATTAAGAATGCTGAACCAATTCTCAAAAACGAAGAGGTTTTCATCATAATTAATGGTGATGTAATAACAGATCTAAATCCTCTTGAAATGTCTAAAAAACTTGAAGATAATTCTTTAGCCGTTATTGCATTAGTTTATATGAGGAGTCCTTATGGTATAGTTAAGGTTGAGGAAGATTATGTAGTAGAATTCGTAGAAAAACCTGTAATAGAACACACGATAAATGCTGGTATATACATCATGAAATCACAAATACTAGATTATTTACCGGTAAAAGGAGATATCGAAAGAACTACATTTCCATTACTTGCAAGTAAGAAACTTCTAAAAGGCTACATATATAGAGATGCGTTTTGGAAATCCATAGATACTGTTAAGGATCTAGAGGAAGTCACACAGATTCTCAAGAATATGTACCCGGATATCTGTCTAGATGATAGATCTAATAGAGCTCGAGCCATGTAG
- a CDS encoding DRTGG domain-containing protein: MDTAKSILILGERGKTVVIYGLLKRFSQEGLKVGYFKPIARARYRLPSMKYIDPDVLAIKEALGLKDPVECMSPLTISRGIIELKKDIDNLKRLIIDCFNKVSEGKDVVVIESYPVTETMSSIGLPLPEIAKLLNVKSVYVAVAKDRDIIDEVVDRVYLYKCFFERYGVALDGVIFNNVPVYHVERVNDLLVPVVENLGMKVYGVISEKPRLLAPTVRDVAEALNAEVLENEDRLNNIVEDIIVGAMAPTAALRWFRRAINAAIITGGDRTDLIIAALETRPSVVILTGNLYPDVGVLIKAKEVNVPLLLVPYDTYTTIEKLREVQSIVTADSLKAKENDIVSTIDKEVDWKKLLE; the protein is encoded by the coding sequence ATGGATACGGCTAAATCTATACTAATCTTGGGCGAAAGAGGTAAAACAGTAGTTATATATGGACTTTTAAAGAGATTTTCTCAAGAGGGATTAAAGGTTGGATACTTTAAGCCTATCGCTAGAGCTCGGTATAGACTTCCATCAATGAAATACATTGATCCAGACGTCTTAGCAATTAAAGAAGCTCTCGGTCTTAAAGATCCAGTAGAATGCATGAGCCCTCTAACAATATCGCGTGGTATCATAGAATTAAAAAAGGATATAGATAACTTAAAGAGACTAATCATAGATTGTTTCAATAAGGTAAGTGAAGGAAAGGATGTTGTAGTTATAGAAAGTTATCCTGTAACGGAGACCATGTCTAGTATAGGATTACCTTTACCAGAAATAGCCAAACTGCTGAATGTAAAATCCGTATATGTGGCTGTAGCTAAGGATAGAGATATTATTGATGAAGTTGTAGACAGGGTATATCTCTACAAATGTTTCTTTGAACGATATGGTGTAGCTTTAGATGGCGTTATATTCAATAATGTTCCGGTATACCATGTAGAAAGAGTGAATGATTTATTGGTACCAGTAGTCGAGAATCTAGGTATGAAGGTATACGGAGTTATATCGGAGAAACCTAGACTCTTAGCACCAACAGTTAGAGATGTAGCTGAAGCACTGAATGCCGAAGTGCTTGAAAATGAGGATAGACTTAACAATATCGTTGAAGACATTATTGTTGGAGCCATGGCTCCCACAGCAGCTTTAAGATGGTTCAGAAGAGCCATAAATGCAGCAATAATTACTGGAGGAGATAGAACAGATCTAATTATAGCAGCTTTAGAGACAAGACCTAGTGTTGTAATACTCACAGGTAATTTGTACCCTGATGTCGGAGTGTTGATTAAGGCCAAGGAGGTTAATGTACCTTTACTGCTTGTTCCTTATGATACTTATACAACAATTGAAAAATTGCGTGAAGTTCAGTCGATAGTTACAGCTGATTCACTAAAAGCTAAAGAGAATGATATAGTATCGACAATAGATAAAGAGGTTGATTGGAAAAAACTTTTAGAGTAA
- a CDS encoding VapB-type antitoxin, which yields MSSVVSVRVREDVKRFLEEEGIDIGEEVRRFLEELVLKIRIKRYVEKWVKLLEDTTPSEKGFAARSVREDRESH from the coding sequence ATGTCTAGTGTTGTTAGTGTTCGTGTAAGAGAGGATGTTAAGAGATTTCTAGAGGAGGAGGGTATTGATATAGGTGAAGAGGTTAGGAGATTTCTAGAGGAGCTAGTTCTTAAGATAAGGATTAAGAGATATGTAGAGAAGTGGGTTAAGCTTTTAGAAGATACTACCCCTAGTGAGAAAGGATTCGCAGCTAGATCTGTGAGGGAGGATCGTGAGAGTCATTGA
- a CDS encoding adenylate kinase, whose product MKLVFIGPPGIGKGTYAKMLRQKYGIPHISTGDIFREEIAKATDLGLKIKQYVEKGLLVPDEIVIEVIKKVLQGPECRNGFILDGFPRTIKQAEELDKIVSIDAVFLFEAPVEIIVERVSGRLICPNCGAIYNVKWKPPKVPGICDVCGHQLIKRKDDEPEVVRTRYQVYKQTFEPVIDYYRRKNLLIEIDASRDAEIVVKDIEEVLKKMNITM is encoded by the coding sequence TTGAAACTAGTTTTCATAGGTCCTCCAGGTATAGGTAAAGGTACATACGCTAAGATGCTGAGACAGAAATACGGAATTCCACATATATCAACTGGAGATATCTTTCGAGAAGAGATAGCCAAAGCAACAGATCTAGGTTTAAAGATTAAGCAGTATGTTGAAAAAGGATTACTGGTTCCCGATGAAATTGTGATAGAAGTTATTAAAAAAGTTCTTCAAGGTCCTGAATGTAGAAATGGATTTATACTTGATGGATTTCCTAGAACAATTAAACAAGCAGAAGAACTAGATAAAATAGTATCAATAGATGCTGTATTTCTATTTGAAGCGCCAGTAGAGATTATTGTAGAAAGGGTATCGGGAAGACTTATATGCCCTAATTGTGGTGCTATCTATAACGTTAAATGGAAACCTCCTAAAGTTCCTGGAATATGTGATGTTTGTGGACACCAATTAATAAAGAGAAAGGATGATGAACCAGAAGTAGTTAGAACTAGATACCAAGTATATAAACAAACTTTTGAACCTGTAATAGATTACTATCGTCGTAAAAACTTGTTGATAGAAATTGATGCTTCACGTGATGCAGAAATTGTTGTGAAAGATATTGAGGAAGTACTTAAAAAGATGAATATAACGATGTAG
- a CDS encoding Sjogren's syndrome/scleroderma autoantigen 1 family protein: MVSDIDRDTVVKRSVELMRSGAILLAEVCPLCRSPLFKLRSGEIMCPIHGRVMVVKTEEEVAEASVIGVLTELEKKISNLLINRVKKISEDEASYDEARDIVMWLEAIERIERIKQMLKQVPEQRKRETEEKREEQ, translated from the coding sequence ATGGTGAGCGATATTGATAGAGATACTGTAGTGAAACGTTCAGTAGAATTAATGCGTAGTGGTGCTATACTATTAGCTGAAGTATGTCCCCTATGTAGGTCGCCTTTGTTTAAACTTCGTAGTGGTGAAATAATGTGTCCTATACATGGAAGAGTTATGGTAGTTAAAACCGAGGAAGAAGTAGCAGAAGCTAGTGTAATAGGTGTTTTAACTGAATTAGAGAAGAAAATATCAAATCTATTAATTAATCGTGTTAAGAAGATTAGTGAAGATGAAGCCTCATATGATGAGGCTCGCGATATTGTTATGTGGCTCGAAGCAATTGAAAGAATTGAAAGAATTAAACAAATGCTTAAGCAGGTACCAGAACAACGTAAGAGAGAAACAGAAGAGAAGCGTGAAGAACAATAA
- a CDS encoding zinc ribbon domain-containing protein codes for MSYDIKSLAPSYSPGVGFIKVDLRYLQSLKITYEEKKATAQSIGKKKLFEKYAKRERNRERDYINKLVKQITTLLPNAAHVVEDLKKEDLVAKGRTSKERRKRNARTPWETIHRKLSEKALMVKISPHNTSRTCPRCGYVVKTRVGRVFKCPRCGLELNRQKLASVNIYLKYTKMWGFPHSNEPELDEGELWVGVILNGWRPMTWAPMKGAPRTMKPRVDIKSHQPA; via the coding sequence TTGAGCTACGATATAAAGTCTTTAGCACCTAGCTACTCTCCTGGTGTAGGGTTCATCAAGGTTGATCTGAGGTACCTGCAGAGTTTGAAGATTACCTATGAGGAGAAGAAAGCTACTGCTCAATCAATTGGTAAGAAGAAGCTATTCGAGAAGTACGCTAAACGAGAGAGAAACAGGGAGAGGGACTACATAAACAAGCTCGTTAAGCAGATAACCACCTTACTCCCCAACGCTGCCCACGTTGTTGAAGACCTCAAGAAGGAAGACTTGGTTGCCAAGGGGAGAACCAGTAAAGAGAGGAGGAAGAGAAACGCTAGAACACCATGGGAAACAATACACAGAAAACTCTCAGAGAAAGCACTAATGGTTAAGATTTCTCCACACAACACCTCTCGAACCTGCCCACGATGCGGGTACGTGGTAAAGACCCGAGTGGGCAGGGTATTCAAATGCCCGAGGTGTGGTCTCGAACTGAATAGGCAGAAGCTCGCATCCGTAAACATCTACCTCAAGTACACCAAGATGTGGGGGTTTCCCCACAGCAATGAACCAGAGCTAGATGAAGGTGAGCTGTGGGTAGGGGTTATCCTGAACGGGTGGAGACCAATGACATGGGCACCGATGAAAGGTGCCCCAAGGACAATGAAGCCAAGGGTTGATATCAAATCACATCAACCAGCATGA
- a CDS encoding nucleotidyltransferase domain-containing protein produces MPRAKIYLFSSVARGRYTYLSDIDIPTVLENLHNIDVDTLKIYIKSRYRGYPIELHIVDRQTFKKCCVKFIKPEELIEIT; encoded by the coding sequence GTGCCAAGGGCTAAGATCTATCTCTTTAGCTCAGTAGCCAGAGGTAGATATACATATTTAAGCGATATAGATATACCAACAGTTCTCGAAAACCTCCATAATATAGATGTAGACACTTTAAAGATATATATTAAGAGTAGGTATAGAGGATACCCAATAGAGCTACACATAGTTGATAGACAAACCTTCAAGAAATGCTGCGTGAAGTTCATTAAACCAGAAGAGCTCATAGAGATAACATAG
- a CDS encoding methyltransferase domain-containing protein: MYGSIDSPWVPTPKEVVDYVMDIASVSYGDIVYDLGCGDGRIVIEAARRGANAVCVEIDTKLIEIAKRNTVEMGVSNRIEFINDDIINVDLSRASVIYLYLTSKSIERIKHKMLNEAKPGTMIIALDYGIEYLNSTAILAIDVNNKTYRVYIYIV, translated from the coding sequence TTGTATGGTAGTATAGATTCTCCTTGGGTACCTACTCCAAAAGAAGTAGTGGACTACGTTATGGATATAGCTTCGGTGAGTTATGGCGATATTGTCTATGATCTTGGCTGTGGTGATGGTAGAATAGTAATAGAGGCTGCTAGACGTGGAGCTAATGCTGTATGTGTAGAAATAGATACTAAGCTTATTGAAATTGCTAAAAGGAATACTGTTGAGATGGGTGTTAGCAATAGAATAGAGTTCATTAACGATGATATAATTAATGTTGATCTGTCTCGAGCATCAGTAATATACCTATATCTAACATCTAAATCAATTGAAAGAATAAAGCATAAAATGTTAAATGAAGCTAAACCAGGGACAATGATAATAGCTCTAGATTACGGTATAGAATATTTGAACTCTACAGCCATTCTAGCTATTGACGTAAATAACAAAACCTATAGAGTTTACATATACATAGTTTAG
- a CDS encoding type II toxin-antitoxin system VapC family toxin — translation MRVIDSSSLAKFFSREEGWDKVKELMIEGVVILDLGIKEVVNTLWKKVLKNEMSYGIAQTIIKDLTEEKAIPIINQEKFIAQAFALAVNEKITVYDALFIVAAKELKIELITSDRKQMDVALRNGVKVVFIE, via the coding sequence GTGAGAGTCATTGACTCATCATCTTTAGCTAAGTTCTTTTCACGTGAAGAGGGGTGGGATAAGGTTAAGGAGCTGATGATAGAGGGTGTTGTTATACTTGATCTAGGTATTAAAGAAGTGGTCAATACTCTATGGAAAAAGGTTCTAAAAAATGAGATGAGCTATGGTATTGCGCAAACAATAATTAAAGATCTTACCGAAGAAAAAGCTATACCTATTATAAACCAAGAAAAATTTATTGCCCAAGCTTTTGCTCTAGCGGTTAACGAAAAGATAACTGTATATGATGCGCTATTCATTGTAGCAGCAAAAGAGCTTAAGATAGAGCTTATAACAAGTGATAGAAAGCAGATGGATGTAGCTTTAAGAAATGGTGTTAAGGTTGTGTTCATAGAGTAA
- a CDS encoding acetate--CoA ligase, which yields MDKSLEYLFKPKSVAIIGASREPGKVGHAILKNIIESGYKGKIYPVNPKADKILGLDVYKSVSEIPGDIDLAVVVVPAHVALSTLEECGKKGVKHAVIITAGFKEVGGEGIEREKKLVEIAKKYGVRIVGPNCLGIMDLYTPINASFGPTPLRRGGIAFISQSGALLSAILDWSLKTGIGFSKIVSLGNKADLNESDFIEYLGEDPETKVILLYLESITDGRRFVSIGASVSRKKPVILLKGGTTEAGAKAALSHTGSMAGGITALKVALKKAGIIHVTTVSELFDMAIAFSTQPIPNGDRIGIVTNAGGGGVVTSDILTSKGLKLASLSKQTIDYLRNSLPPMASVYNPVDVLGDAQADRYRLAIEALLKDHNVDGLITILTPQVVTEPEETAKVIIELSKLYPSKPVVAVFIGGDKVEKASKMLIENNIPVYDMPEKGVIAIYGLSMYRELREYILKTLEHVNIYDVDRKKVLSIIESIRNQNRKVLLESEAKEVVKCYGMPVAPTMLATSEDEAVEIANIMGYPVVLKIASPDITHKSDIGGVVMNVRSDNDVREAFRSIIFNVRRFSPQSSIYGVVVQKMVPKGKEVIIGSTKDPVFGQIVMFGLGGIYTELFKDVSFRLAPLSLYEAKEMIMETKAYTLLKGFRGEQAADIASVINILLRVSKLVTDVPEIVEMDINPLFVYEEGAGSMAIDVKMVIE from the coding sequence ATGGACAAGAGTTTAGAGTATTTATTTAAGCCTAAATCAGTAGCAATAATTGGTGCCTCGAGAGAGCCTGGAAAAGTTGGACATGCTATACTGAAAAATATAATTGAGAGCGGATATAAGGGAAAAATATATCCAGTAAATCCAAAAGCAGACAAAATACTTGGTCTGGATGTATATAAATCTGTCTCAGAAATTCCAGGCGATATAGATCTAGCAGTAGTAGTAGTACCAGCTCATGTGGCATTAAGTACCTTAGAGGAATGTGGCAAGAAGGGTGTTAAGCACGCTGTCATTATTACAGCTGGATTTAAAGAAGTAGGAGGTGAGGGTATTGAAAGAGAGAAAAAGTTAGTAGAAATAGCTAAAAAGTATGGCGTGAGAATTGTCGGCCCTAACTGTCTAGGCATTATGGATCTCTATACCCCCATTAATGCTTCATTTGGACCTACTCCTTTAAGAAGAGGAGGAATAGCATTTATATCGCAAAGCGGTGCACTACTTTCAGCAATACTTGATTGGTCTTTGAAAACCGGTATAGGATTTTCAAAAATAGTTAGCTTAGGCAATAAAGCAGATCTAAACGAATCTGATTTCATAGAGTACTTAGGTGAAGACCCTGAGACCAAGGTCATTCTGCTGTATCTTGAATCCATAACTGATGGCAGGAGATTCGTAAGCATAGGTGCTAGTGTATCTAGAAAGAAACCGGTAATTCTCCTTAAAGGAGGTACAACAGAAGCTGGTGCAAAAGCTGCTTTAAGTCACACAGGCTCTATGGCTGGAGGAATAACAGCATTAAAAGTAGCATTAAAGAAAGCAGGCATAATACATGTTACAACAGTTTCAGAATTATTCGATATGGCTATAGCATTCAGTACCCAACCGATACCCAATGGAGATAGAATAGGTATTGTGACAAATGCTGGTGGTGGTGGGGTAGTTACATCAGATATCCTAACATCGAAAGGATTAAAGTTGGCTTCTTTATCCAAACAAACTATAGACTATCTACGTAACAGTCTACCACCTATGGCATCTGTATACAATCCTGTTGATGTGCTCGGTGATGCACAAGCTGATAGGTATAGACTTGCTATAGAAGCTCTTCTTAAGGATCATAATGTAGATGGATTAATAACAATATTGACGCCACAGGTAGTTACAGAACCTGAGGAAACAGCTAAGGTGATTATAGAGCTAAGTAAGTTGTATCCTTCTAAGCCAGTAGTAGCGGTATTTATTGGTGGTGATAAAGTCGAAAAAGCATCCAAGATGCTTATCGAGAATAACATACCTGTGTATGATATGCCTGAAAAAGGCGTTATAGCAATTTATGGTCTGAGCATGTATAGAGAGTTAAGAGAATATATATTAAAGACATTAGAGCATGTGAACATATATGACGTAGATAGAAAGAAGGTACTTTCAATAATAGAAAGCATTAGAAATCAGAATAGAAAAGTGTTATTAGAGTCAGAAGCAAAAGAAGTAGTTAAATGTTATGGTATGCCTGTTGCTCCAACAATGTTAGCTACCTCCGAAGATGAAGCTGTAGAAATAGCCAACATTATGGGATATCCCGTGGTACTCAAGATAGCTTCCCCGGATATAACCCATAAATCTGATATTGGTGGTGTTGTAATGAATGTAAGATCTGACAATGATGTTAGAGAAGCATTCAGATCTATTATATTCAACGTACGAAGATTTTCACCACAATCATCAATATACGGTGTTGTTGTACAAAAGATGGTTCCAAAAGGCAAAGAGGTTATAATAGGTTCTACAAAAGACCCGGTGTTTGGCCAAATAGTTATGTTTGGTCTCGGTGGAATATATACAGAACTATTCAAGGATGTATCATTTAGATTAGCACCATTATCTCTCTACGAAGCTAAAGAGATGATTATGGAAACCAAGGCTTATACTCTTCTAAAAGGATTTAGAGGAGAACAGGCCGCAGACATAGCATCTGTGATAAATATACTGTTGAGAGTAAGCAAGCTTGTTACAGATGTACCAGAGATAGTAGAAATGGATATTAATCCCCTATTCGTATATGAAGAAGGAGCTGGAAGTATGGCTATAGATGTTAAGATGGTTATAGAATAG
- a CDS encoding endonuclease III: MARECLWNKDMVKKLIFNLSNIYAMDLNEFVVNIAIKSNQNTELNYFEILVTIVLSQNTSDRNAIRAFNALKNMVKEVTPKNILAIDDGSLKNAIRVAGLANRKSDILKKLAYVISSKPEFFREIAPLDVEEARKMLLELPGIGFKTADVFLLLVLKKPTFPIDTHINRIVRRLGIANPGDGYEDIRLKVVKFLEGDVDSLSKLHMLLIMHGRRVCTSRNPKCSLCVVSKLCCKIIQ, translated from the coding sequence GTGGCTAGAGAATGTCTATGGAATAAAGATATGGTGAAAAAACTCATATTCAATCTATCTAACATCTATGCTATGGATCTTAATGAATTTGTTGTAAATATTGCTATAAAGTCTAATCAAAATACAGAATTGAACTACTTTGAAATATTAGTGACAATAGTACTAAGTCAAAACACGAGTGATAGAAATGCTATAAGAGCATTTAATGCTTTAAAGAATATGGTTAAAGAAGTAACACCTAAAAATATACTTGCAATAGATGATGGGAGTCTAAAAAACGCTATAAGGGTAGCAGGTTTAGCTAATAGGAAAAGCGATATCCTAAAAAAGTTAGCTTATGTCATAAGTTCTAAACCTGAATTTTTTAGAGAGATTGCTCCCCTTGATGTTGAGGAGGCGAGAAAGATGCTTCTGGAATTACCTGGCATAGGCTTTAAAACAGCAGACGTGTTTCTGCTCTTGGTATTAAAGAAGCCTACATTTCCAATAGACACACATATAAATAGAATCGTGAGAAGACTAGGTATAGCGAATCCTGGAGATGGATACGAGGATATCAGATTAAAGGTAGTTAAGTTCCTAGAAGGTGATGTTGATAGTTTATCAAAATTACATATGTTGTTAATTATGCATGGAAGACGGGTATGCACATCGAGAAATCCTAAATGTTCATTATGTGTAGTATCAAAATTATGTTGTAAAATAATACAATGA